The following proteins are encoded in a genomic region of Natrinema sp. DC36:
- a CDS encoding SDR family oxidoreductase: MSEPIDSEVVVVTGASAGVGRATARAFAERGAKIGLLARGEDGLEGARKDVERAGGEAIVVPTDVSDFDAVDAAAETVENAFGPIDIWVNNAMVSVFSPAAEMTAEDYRRVTEVTYLGYVHGTQVALERMRPRDEGTIVQVGSALAYRGIPLQSAYCGAKHAIQGFTESVRTELIHDDCDVQLSMVQMPAMNTPQFEWSKSRMPKKPQPVPPIYQPEVAARAITWTVDRGKDELWVGRSTVKAILGNRLIPRRLDNMLASGGYDSQLTGEPTDPDRENNLHEPLSGDFGAHGPFDDRARDRSYQLQASMHRRAIALLAALAAVIVSAFLGRWAASAESG, translated from the coding sequence ATGTCCGAACCCATTGACTCCGAAGTCGTCGTCGTCACGGGCGCATCGGCCGGCGTCGGGCGAGCCACCGCTCGCGCGTTCGCCGAACGCGGCGCGAAGATCGGGCTGCTCGCAAGGGGCGAGGACGGCCTCGAGGGTGCGCGCAAGGATGTCGAGAGAGCGGGCGGCGAGGCGATCGTCGTCCCGACGGACGTCTCCGATTTCGACGCGGTCGACGCCGCGGCCGAGACCGTCGAGAACGCGTTCGGGCCGATCGATATCTGGGTGAACAACGCGATGGTGTCGGTGTTCTCGCCGGCCGCGGAGATGACCGCCGAGGACTACCGGCGGGTCACCGAGGTCACGTATCTGGGTTACGTTCACGGCACGCAGGTCGCTCTCGAGCGGATGCGCCCCCGCGACGAGGGGACGATCGTGCAGGTCGGCTCGGCGCTGGCGTATCGGGGTATCCCACTTCAGTCGGCTTACTGCGGCGCGAAACACGCGATCCAGGGGTTCACCGAGTCCGTCCGGACGGAACTCATCCACGACGACTGCGACGTCCAGCTCTCGATGGTACAGATGCCCGCGATGAACACCCCGCAGTTCGAGTGGTCGAAGAGCCGAATGCCGAAGAAACCCCAGCCGGTGCCGCCGATCTACCAGCCCGAGGTCGCCGCTCGAGCGATCACGTGGACCGTCGACCGCGGCAAGGACGAACTGTGGGTCGGCCGATCGACGGTGAAGGCGATTCTGGGCAACCGTCTGATTCCGCGGCGGCTCGACAACATGCTCGCGAGCGGCGGCTACGACTCCCAGCTGACCGGCGAGCCGACCGATCCGGACCGCGAAAACAACCTCCACGAGCCGCTGTCCGGGGACTTCGGCGCCCACGGGCCGTTCGACGACCGGGCTCGTGATCGGAGCTACCAGCTACAGGCGTCGATGCACCGGCGAGCGATCGCCCTGCTCGCCGCCCTCGCGGCCGTGATCGTGAGCGCGTTTCTCGGTCGATGGGCCGCATCGGCCGAATCCGGGTGA
- a CDS encoding sulfite exporter TauE/SafE family protein: MSVASTASVLGAPPEYGRLSAAPPLIGATGTGTGLEGVNLLVLFVVGLLAGAHCLGMCGPLVTTYADRIGGASDKRRDDTLTGYEVRQHALFNLGRTASYATVGGLFGLLGAVTIASSEAVAAVGDGVRGATGILVGIAIIASGLYYVRGRTAIPGHDLPVVGALFRRLSGLLSSRVDRLATSPGIAALGAVHGLMPCPIIYPAYLYAFSLGSPTRGALSLAVLGLGTIPTLFAYGTVMTTIGAETRVRLHRGLGAAFIVLGYIPLSHGLMLYGIHLPHVPLPYTPLF; the protein is encoded by the coding sequence ATGTCAGTCGCATCGACCGCCTCCGTACTCGGCGCGCCACCCGAATACGGCCGGCTTTCGGCCGCCCCTCCGCTGATCGGAGCCACGGGAACGGGGACCGGACTCGAGGGTGTGAACCTGCTCGTGCTCTTCGTCGTCGGACTCCTCGCCGGCGCGCACTGTCTGGGAATGTGCGGGCCGCTCGTGACGACCTACGCCGACCGAATCGGGGGCGCGAGCGACAAGCGCCGCGACGATACGCTCACCGGGTACGAGGTGCGCCAGCACGCCCTGTTTAACCTCGGTCGAACGGCCAGTTACGCGACCGTCGGCGGCCTGTTCGGCCTGCTGGGCGCGGTCACGATCGCCTCGAGCGAGGCCGTCGCCGCGGTCGGCGACGGCGTCAGGGGCGCGACGGGGATCCTCGTCGGGATCGCGATCATCGCGAGCGGGCTCTATTACGTGCGGGGGCGGACTGCTATTCCTGGCCACGACCTCCCCGTCGTCGGCGCGTTGTTCCGCCGCCTCTCGGGGCTGCTCTCGAGTCGGGTCGATCGACTCGCGACGTCACCGGGGATCGCGGCGCTCGGCGCGGTCCACGGGCTCATGCCGTGTCCGATTATCTACCCGGCCTACCTCTACGCCTTCTCGCTCGGCTCACCGACGCGCGGAGCGCTTTCGCTGGCCGTCCTCGGACTCGGAACGATCCCGACGCTGTTCGCCTACGGCACCGTCATGACCACGATCGGCGCGGAGACGCGCGTGCGGCTCCACCGCGGGCTGGGCGCAGCGTTCATCGTTCTCGGCTACATTCCCCTCTCGCACGGACTGATGCTGTACGGAATCCACCTGCCGCACGTACCACTGCCGTACACCCCACTGTTCTAA
- a CDS encoding isochorismatase family cysteine hydrolase, with amino-acid sequence MRLEPAETAVVVVDMQNGFCHPNGSLYAPGSESVIEPITDLLERARETGTQVIFTRDVHPPEQFDDAHYYDEFEQWGEHVVEGSWEAEIVDELSVEDGDHVVEKHTYDAFYNTELEGWLNARNIDDLVICGTLANVCVLHTGGSAGLRDFRPIMLEDCIGAIEEGHREYALDHAAWLFGEVEPSDDLEFA; translated from the coding sequence ATGCGCCTCGAGCCAGCCGAGACGGCAGTGGTGGTCGTCGACATGCAAAACGGGTTCTGTCACCCGAACGGCTCGCTGTACGCGCCGGGCAGCGAGTCGGTGATCGAACCGATCACCGACCTCCTCGAGCGGGCTCGCGAGACCGGGACGCAGGTGATCTTCACCCGCGACGTCCACCCCCCAGAACAGTTCGACGACGCTCACTATTACGACGAGTTCGAACAGTGGGGCGAGCACGTCGTCGAGGGATCGTGGGAGGCCGAGATCGTCGACGAACTCTCCGTCGAGGACGGGGATCACGTCGTCGAGAAACACACCTACGACGCGTTCTACAACACCGAACTCGAGGGGTGGCTGAACGCCCGCAACATCGACGATCTGGTGATCTGTGGCACCCTCGCGAACGTCTGCGTGCTCCACACCGGCGGCAGCGCGGGGCTGCGGGACTTCCGGCCGATCATGCTCGAGGACTGCATCGGTGCGATCGAGGAGGGCCACCGAGAGTACGCCCTCGATCACGCCGCGTGGCTCTTCGGCGAGGTCGAACCGAGCGACGATCTCGAATTCGCCTGA
- a CDS encoding vitamin K epoxide reductase family protein, protein MTEDSTHDATDEGTAVTTDEGTAVTTDARERRSRADDGGGNGNGDPSGGDGNGDPSGGDGDGGDSMRPGDMMLNHPTEEIWPQYAVISLGIWLLASTPALDYGSALMVWNSVVSGLVLIALAGITIYRENGYANYANGFVGLWLVFAPIAFWAPTAAAYANNALVGTMVITFSVLIVMRSEMDGPTVPPGWSYNPSTGAQRAPLIALGIFGFFASWYMAAFQLGYIERVWDPLYDPGTQAILTSSISEAFPVSDAGLGAVAYSVEALMGFMGDRRRWRTMPWMVAFFGVVVIPLGFAQVLLVIMQPIMVGTWCTLCLLSAFGMLWMISLTVDEVVAMGQFVARLMRQGDSLWTAFWMGGTFPEDEAGIDETSERQIGDSPVSEPFWGVSIPWTLLGAMALGVWLMLSPTVFETTGLMADSSHLAGSLVVSVTVIATAEPARATRFLNVPLAAWVAVAPWLFDGVPTLAAINAVAAAALIVVLSAPRGSFEDRYGGWEEYATLQTVDRLNPLSS, encoded by the coding sequence ATGACAGAAGACAGCACTCACGACGCGACCGACGAAGGTACCGCCGTCACGACCGACGAAGGTACCGCCGTCACGACCGACGCTCGAGAGCGACGCTCGCGGGCCGACGACGGCGGTGGGAACGGAAACGGCGATCCCAGCGGCGGAGACGGAAACGGCGATCCCAGCGGCGGAGACGGGGATGGCGGCGACTCGATGCGTCCGGGTGACATGATGCTCAACCATCCGACGGAGGAGATCTGGCCCCAGTACGCCGTCATTTCGCTGGGGATCTGGCTCCTCGCGAGTACGCCGGCACTGGACTACGGGAGCGCGCTGATGGTCTGGAACAGTGTCGTCAGCGGACTCGTCCTGATCGCACTCGCGGGGATCACGATCTACCGCGAGAACGGCTACGCCAACTACGCCAACGGATTCGTGGGCCTCTGGCTGGTGTTCGCCCCGATCGCGTTCTGGGCCCCGACGGCCGCGGCCTACGCCAACAACGCGCTCGTAGGGACCATGGTGATCACGTTCTCGGTGCTGATCGTGATGCGCTCGGAGATGGACGGGCCGACCGTCCCGCCGGGCTGGTCGTACAACCCCTCGACGGGGGCCCAGCGCGCGCCGCTGATCGCGCTCGGGATCTTCGGCTTCTTCGCCTCGTGGTACATGGCCGCCTTCCAGCTGGGCTACATCGAGCGCGTCTGGGACCCGCTGTACGATCCGGGAACCCAGGCGATACTGACCTCGAGCATTTCGGAGGCGTTCCCGGTCTCGGACGCCGGCCTCGGCGCGGTGGCCTACTCGGTCGAGGCCCTGATGGGATTCATGGGCGACCGGCGGCGCTGGCGCACGATGCCGTGGATGGTCGCCTTCTTCGGCGTCGTCGTCATCCCGCTCGGCTTCGCGCAGGTGCTGCTGGTCATCATGCAGCCGATCATGGTCGGGACGTGGTGTACCCTCTGCCTCCTCTCGGCCTTCGGCATGCTGTGGATGATCTCGCTGACCGTCGACGAGGTCGTCGCGATGGGCCAGTTCGTCGCCCGACTGATGCGCCAGGGCGACAGCCTCTGGACGGCCTTCTGGATGGGCGGAACGTTCCCCGAGGACGAGGCTGGCATCGACGAGACCTCGGAGCGACAGATCGGCGACTCCCCTGTCAGCGAGCCCTTCTGGGGCGTCTCGATTCCCTGGACCCTGCTGGGCGCGATGGCGCTCGGCGTCTGGCTCATGCTCTCGCCGACCGTCTTCGAGACGACAGGGCTGATGGCCGACAGCAGCCATCTGGCCGGCTCGCTGGTCGTCTCCGTCACCGTCATCGCGACCGCCGAACCAGCCCGCGCGACCCGGTTCCTGAACGTCCCACTGGCCGCGTGGGTCGCCGTCGCTCCTTGGCTGTTCGACGGCGTCCCGACGCTCGCCGCGATCAATGCCGTCGCCGCCGCCGCGCTCATCGTGGTGCTCAGCGCCCCGCGCGGTTCGTTCGAGGACCGCTACGGCGGCTGGGAGGAGTACGCCACCCTCCAGACGGTCGATCGACTCAACCCCCTCAGTAGCTAA
- a CDS encoding cation-translocating P-type ATPase produces the protein MVRDSPPTERSSAAATKTDGSSAAGEPSVDTDTCDLCDLPTPAEPITAAADVTGTFCCRGCLEVHRTLERANDAPDESAVQSRLDRPDRAGDDRDRDRNLDDLDGEDAFLAVEGMHCSTCEAFLETTAEREPGVLGATASYATDTIRLVYDPDRLAADDLPDLVSGYGYAASDRSAAAGDAGADDGLAPLLLGGFFGMMVMVWYVLFLYPTYFGLEPVADFGGYETAFLSANIWLFTSFILFYTGYPILRGAFVSLRAGRPNMDLLVATAALGSYGYSAVAVLLGHSHLYFDVTVAIVLVVTAGTHYEKSVKRRATGLLAELTEQQVDEARLESGETVPIEAVAPGDRLLVRPGERVPLDGEIREGSAAVDESLITGESLPVGKEPGDFVRGGTVVTDAPIVIAVGDEAESTLDRLVSLLWSIQSSRPGVQRLADKLATVFVPLVVVLAVGAAAVSLATGSSASTALLLGLTVVIVSCPCALGLATPLAIAAGVQTAAERGIVVAAETIFEDAPDIDVVVLDKTGTLTTGTMTVEDVHAVDDGDDMVGESDDGNESVHAIDDGDEGVSNRDADELLRRAGAVEALSEHPIAQAVADAAADRAAADTVAKRAVEEFEHADRGVSGLVDGERVVVGHPDFLRERGLAVPDSLEPRIDDARAAGRVPAVVGWDDRARGLIVVGDSPREELDDALETLADGREVVVLTGDEGSATEAFRSLEDVDQIFAGVPPEAKAETVDRLRARGTVAMVGDGSNDAPALAAADVGIAMGGGTQLATDAADAVIVGDDLTAVAETFDVATSTHRRIRQNLGWAFAYNAVAIPLAVAGLLNPLFAAVAMAASSALVVCNSARSM, from the coding sequence ATGGTACGGGACTCACCGCCGACCGAGCGCTCGTCGGCAGCCGCGACGAAGACCGACGGCTCGAGCGCGGCCGGCGAACCGAGCGTCGATACCGACACCTGCGACCTCTGTGACCTGCCGACCCCCGCAGAGCCGATCACCGCCGCCGCCGACGTGACCGGGACCTTTTGCTGCCGGGGCTGTCTCGAGGTCCACCGAACCCTCGAGCGAGCGAACGACGCGCCGGACGAGTCGGCGGTGCAGTCGAGGCTCGACCGGCCAGACCGGGCCGGGGACGACCGCGACCGCGATCGCAATCTCGACGACCTCGACGGCGAGGACGCCTTCCTCGCGGTCGAGGGGATGCACTGCTCGACGTGTGAGGCCTTCCTCGAGACGACCGCCGAGCGCGAACCGGGGGTTCTCGGCGCCACGGCGAGCTACGCGACGGACACGATCCGGCTCGTCTACGATCCCGACCGACTCGCGGCCGACGACCTCCCCGATCTCGTCTCCGGCTACGGCTACGCGGCGTCCGATCGATCGGCCGCCGCCGGCGACGCGGGAGCCGACGACGGCCTCGCCCCGCTCTTGCTGGGTGGCTTCTTCGGGATGATGGTCATGGTGTGGTACGTCCTGTTTCTCTACCCGACCTACTTCGGCCTCGAGCCGGTCGCCGACTTCGGCGGCTACGAGACCGCCTTTCTCTCGGCGAATATCTGGCTGTTCACGTCGTTCATCCTCTTCTACACCGGCTACCCGATCCTTCGGGGTGCGTTCGTCAGCCTTCGGGCGGGACGGCCGAACATGGATCTGCTCGTGGCGACGGCCGCGCTCGGCTCGTACGGCTACAGCGCGGTCGCGGTACTGCTCGGTCACAGCCACCTCTACTTCGATGTCACCGTCGCGATCGTCCTCGTCGTCACCGCGGGCACCCACTACGAGAAGTCGGTCAAGCGCCGCGCGACCGGACTGCTCGCCGAACTGACTGAACAGCAGGTCGACGAGGCCCGCCTCGAGAGCGGCGAGACCGTCCCGATCGAGGCCGTCGCGCCCGGCGACCGGCTCCTCGTTCGGCCCGGCGAGCGGGTTCCCCTCGACGGCGAGATCCGAGAGGGGTCCGCCGCCGTCGACGAGTCGCTGATCACCGGCGAATCACTGCCCGTCGGGAAGGAGCCCGGCGATTTCGTCCGCGGTGGCACCGTCGTCACCGACGCCCCGATCGTCATCGCGGTCGGCGACGAGGCCGAGAGCACCCTCGATCGGCTCGTCTCCCTGCTCTGGTCGATTCAGAGCTCGCGGCCGGGCGTCCAGCGGCTCGCGGACAAACTCGCGACCGTCTTCGTTCCGCTGGTCGTCGTTCTCGCCGTCGGGGCGGCCGCCGTCTCGCTCGCGACCGGCTCGAGCGCGTCGACGGCATTGTTGCTCGGGCTGACGGTCGTGATCGTCTCCTGTCCGTGCGCGCTCGGGCTCGCGACCCCGCTGGCGATCGCCGCGGGCGTCCAGACCGCCGCCGAGCGGGGGATCGTCGTCGCCGCGGAGACGATCTTCGAGGACGCGCCAGACATCGACGTGGTCGTCCTCGACAAGACGGGAACGCTCACGACGGGGACGATGACCGTCGAGGACGTTCACGCGGTCGACGACGGCGACGACATGGTAGGCGAGAGCGACGACGGTAACGAGAGCGTTCACGCGATCGACGACGGCGACGAGGGTGTGAGTAACCGGGACGCCGACGAACTACTTCGGCGCGCCGGTGCGGTCGAAGCGCTCTCCGAGCATCCGATCGCGCAAGCCGTGGCCGACGCCGCGGCCGATCGCGCGGCGGCCGACACCGTCGCGAAACGCGCCGTCGAGGAATTCGAGCACGCCGACCGCGGTGTCAGCGGCCTCGTCGACGGCGAGCGCGTCGTCGTCGGCCACCCCGACTTCCTCCGGGAGCGCGGGCTCGCGGTTCCCGACTCCCTCGAGCCGCGGATCGACGACGCTCGCGCGGCCGGCCGCGTCCCGGCCGTCGTCGGCTGGGACGATCGGGCTCGCGGTCTCATCGTCGTCGGGGACTCGCCCCGCGAGGAACTGGACGACGCGCTCGAGACGCTCGCCGACGGGCGCGAGGTCGTCGTCCTCACCGGCGACGAGGGATCGGCGACCGAGGCGTTTCGCTCGCTCGAGGACGTCGATCAGATCTTCGCCGGCGTGCCGCCGGAAGCGAAGGCCGAAACGGTCGACCGGCTCCGGGCTCGAGGAACGGTCGCGATGGTCGGCGACGGGAGCAACGACGCGCCCGCGCTGGCCGCCGCGGACGTCGGGATCGCGATGGGCGGCGGGACCCAGCTCGCGACCGACGCGGCCGACGCGGTGATCGTCGGCGACGATCTCACGGCCGTCGCGGAGACGTTCGACGTCGCGACGAGCACCCATCGGCGGATCCGTCAGAACCTCGGCTGGGCCTTCGCCTACAACGCGGTCGCGATCCCGCTGGCGGTCGCCGGCCTCCTGAATCCGCTGTTCGCCGCCGTCGCGATGGCCGCGAGCAGCGCGCTGGTCGTCTGTAACTCCGCGCGTTCGATGTGA
- a CDS encoding CDGSH iron-sulfur domain-containing protein, with product MTRLVELEDSGPRRLDPSDIDDEKGDIAVCQCGLSDSFPFCDGSHRATRDEDDDATYVYEDGERREVERVVTVDSNDE from the coding sequence ATGACACGACTGGTCGAACTCGAGGACAGCGGGCCACGGAGACTCGACCCGTCCGATATTGACGACGAAAAGGGGGACATCGCGGTCTGTCAGTGCGGACTGTCGGACTCGTTTCCGTTCTGTGACGGGAGCCATCGGGCGACGCGCGACGAGGACGACGACGCGACCTACGTCTACGAGGACGGCGAGCGCCGTGAAGTCGAGCGCGTCGTGACGGTCGATAGCAACGACGAGTAG
- a CDS encoding PaaI family thioesterase, with amino-acid sequence MTDDAPTMDAVDEFDDLEAMLQYFLEENQEFLSWLGTTVDNVGEGTMTMSIPYDEKLTNTRPNAAPDEQADLHGGVAATLIDTVGGLSLRTAMDDPFGTRIATINLNVNYLRPATGDLVATADVIRVGGSVGVSEITVESTAPDGETKAVAIGQGAYRVFRENSP; translated from the coding sequence ATGACCGACGACGCGCCGACGATGGACGCGGTCGATGAGTTCGACGACCTCGAGGCGATGCTCCAGTACTTCCTCGAGGAGAATCAGGAGTTCCTCTCGTGGCTCGGCACGACCGTCGACAACGTCGGCGAGGGGACGATGACGATGTCGATCCCCTACGACGAGAAACTGACGAACACGCGGCCGAACGCCGCGCCCGACGAGCAGGCGGATCTCCACGGCGGCGTCGCCGCCACCCTCATCGACACCGTCGGCGGCCTCTCGCTGCGGACGGCGATGGACGATCCCTTCGGGACGCGGATCGCGACGATCAACCTGAACGTCAACTACCTCCGTCCGGCGACGGGGGATCTCGTGGCGACCGCGGACGTGATCCGGGTCGGCGGCAGCGTCGGCGTCAGCGAGATCACCGTCGAGAGTACGGCACCCGACGGCGAGACGAAGGCCGTGGCGATCGGACAGGGCGCGTACCGGGTCTTCCGCGAGAACTCTCCGTAG
- a CDS encoding glycoside hydrolase family 15 protein, whose amino-acid sequence MHYKRLEEYGAIGDGNTVALVGRDGSIDWCPFPHVESPSVFAAVLDADRGGHFAVRPSQSFESVQRYRDRTNVLETTFRTAGGSATVTDFMPVPEAIGSADRAIGPDDWPPAIYRKLECEDGPLELAIEFEPRFDYARDAPEIESVADGVVATGDDERAVLSSDLPLEPSADGRGARATVTLDAGETRWLVLGYGEEIPLEPSHHQETLRETIEYWREWAHDCDGTDCPVGGPWHDLAVRSSLVLKLLIHRETGAVCAAPTASLPEDLGGVRNWDYRYNWIRDSAFTVRALAELGHLEEARSYFELCLDHCSQHEPAEMPPVYGLHGESDLEERVLDHLEGYRGSAPVRIGNAAQNQRQLDIYGELVLALYESVRYGEPMRSDDWTVVRDLVDYVSEGWDEPDAGIWEMRTDHQGFVYSKVMCWTALDRGIRLAEAADSVEAPLERWRAARDDVREAILERGFSESANSFVRAFGDDDTLDAANLLIPVVGFLPADDDRVRGTIDATIDRLVTDDGLVRRYEGEDGLPGEDSPFLVCSFWLVTALALAGRTEEARDRFESVLEYASPLGLLAEAVDPESGEQRGNYPQAYSHIGLLNSALSLADSNGSSDVGSSAAASPVPLGRDESLEDVASSGEIVRGTNDTE is encoded by the coding sequence ATGCACTACAAACGCCTCGAGGAGTACGGCGCGATCGGCGACGGGAACACGGTCGCCCTCGTCGGTCGCGACGGCTCGATCGACTGGTGTCCGTTCCCGCACGTCGAGTCGCCGAGCGTCTTCGCCGCCGTTCTCGACGCCGACCGCGGCGGCCACTTCGCCGTCCGACCGAGCCAATCGTTCGAGTCCGTCCAGCGCTACCGCGATCGGACGAACGTCCTCGAGACGACGTTCCGGACCGCCGGCGGGAGCGCGACGGTGACGGACTTCATGCCCGTCCCGGAGGCGATCGGATCCGCGGATCGGGCGATCGGGCCCGACGACTGGCCGCCCGCGATCTATCGGAAACTCGAGTGCGAGGACGGCCCGCTCGAGCTTGCGATCGAGTTCGAGCCCCGATTCGACTACGCGCGTGACGCGCCCGAAATCGAGTCCGTTGCCGACGGCGTCGTCGCGACCGGCGACGACGAGCGTGCCGTCCTCTCGAGTGATCTGCCGCTCGAGCCGTCGGCCGACGGACGCGGGGCGCGCGCAACGGTGACGCTCGATGCCGGCGAGACGCGCTGGCTGGTGCTGGGCTACGGCGAGGAAATTCCCCTCGAGCCCTCACACCATCAGGAGACGCTCCGAGAGACCATCGAGTACTGGCGGGAGTGGGCCCACGACTGCGACGGGACGGACTGTCCCGTCGGCGGCCCGTGGCACGACCTCGCCGTCCGCTCGTCGCTCGTCCTCAAGCTCCTCATTCACCGGGAGACCGGCGCGGTGTGTGCGGCACCGACGGCCTCGCTGCCCGAGGACCTCGGTGGCGTCCGCAACTGGGACTACCGGTACAACTGGATCCGCGACTCGGCCTTCACCGTTCGGGCGCTGGCCGAACTGGGCCACCTCGAGGAAGCCCGGTCCTACTTCGAGCTGTGTCTCGACCACTGCAGCCAGCACGAGCCGGCGGAGATGCCGCCGGTCTACGGCCTCCACGGCGAGAGCGACCTCGAAGAGCGCGTCCTCGACCATCTCGAGGGATACCGCGGCTCCGCTCCCGTTCGCATCGGCAACGCGGCACAGAACCAACGCCAGCTCGATATCTACGGCGAACTGGTGCTCGCGCTCTACGAGAGCGTTCGCTACGGCGAGCCGATGCGGTCCGACGACTGGACGGTAGTGCGCGACCTCGTCGATTACGTCTCCGAGGGCTGGGACGAGCCGGACGCCGGTATCTGGGAGATGCGGACCGACCACCAAGGATTCGTCTACTCGAAGGTCATGTGCTGGACCGCGCTCGACCGCGGCATCAGGCTCGCCGAGGCGGCCGACAGCGTCGAGGCACCGCTCGAGCGCTGGCGGGCGGCCCGAGACGATGTCCGCGAGGCGATCCTCGAGCGCGGATTCAGCGAGTCCGCGAATAGCTTCGTACGAGCCTTCGGCGACGACGACACGCTCGACGCGGCGAACCTGCTCATCCCGGTCGTCGGCTTCCTCCCGGCCGACGACGATCGCGTGCGGGGGACGATCGATGCGACGATCGACCGGCTGGTGACCGACGACGGCCTCGTCCGCCGGTACGAGGGCGAGGACGGGCTCCCCGGCGAGGACAGCCCGTTCCTCGTCTGCTCGTTCTGGCTCGTCACCGCGCTCGCGCTCGCGGGACGAACCGAGGAGGCCCGCGATCGCTTCGAGTCCGTCCTCGAGTACGCCAGCCCGCTCGGATTGCTGGCCGAGGCGGTCGACCCCGAGAGCGGCGAACAGCGGGGTAACTACCCGCAGGCGTACAGCCACATCGGCCTGCTCAACAGCGCGCTCTCGCTGGCCGATTCGAACGGCTCGAGCGACGTGGGTTCCAGCGCCGCGGCGTCGCCGGTACCCCTGGGCCGTGACGAGTCGCTCGAGGACGTCGCCTCGAGCGGAGAGATCGTCCGCGGAACGAACGACACCGAGTAA
- a CDS encoding DUF4385 domain-containing protein encodes MTDDADPDDGPEYDIDFRADPDAYEIGRGEEGVFKVEPYKSELLPLWSYSDEAAAEAAAEAIYERYERYRANDEFPGMDMARKYLQMGYTRAMRYATYPGGRKYDDDGTEREPRKWADPDKRAAALVFAEYWERVREDDAYQRAKARHRERTD; translated from the coding sequence GTGACCGACGACGCCGACCCCGACGACGGTCCCGAGTACGATATCGATTTCCGCGCCGATCCCGACGCGTACGAGATCGGTCGCGGCGAGGAAGGGGTGTTCAAAGTCGAACCCTACAAGAGCGAACTGCTCCCGCTGTGGTCGTACAGCGACGAAGCGGCCGCCGAGGCGGCCGCCGAAGCGATCTACGAGCGATACGAACGCTATCGGGCGAACGACGAGTTTCCGGGGATGGACATGGCTCGCAAGTACCTGCAGATGGGGTACACCCGGGCGATGCGATACGCGACGTATCCGGGCGGTCGGAAGTACGACGACGACGGAACCGAGCGCGAGCCCCGAAAGTGGGCCGACCCCGACAAGCGAGCGGCCGCGCTCGTCTTCGCGGAGTACTGGGAACGGGTTCGCGAGGACGATGCCTACCAGCGGGCGAAGGCACGCCACCGCGAGCGAACCGACTGA
- a CDS encoding lipoate--protein ligase family protein, which produces MRVVRGRRDTLAADRDASRRLLSIAADGERAVRVWTPHRQVAFGRRDARLEEYDRAREAARERGFPPLERDVGGRAVAYDGETTLAFARVEPIPDIRAGTTERYERVTVDLERSLEALGLEPTRGEPDDSFCPGTHSLSVVDASADGRRRRKVVGIAQRVRQGAALVAGVVLVANREELAGVLAPVYDALGVPLEPASIGTVSDAGGPADPARVRTAIEDALVGDATDLSLEGLGDGDERNH; this is translated from the coding sequence ATGCGCGTCGTTCGCGGACGGAGGGACACGCTCGCGGCCGATCGAGACGCGAGTCGGCGGCTGCTCTCGATCGCCGCCGACGGCGAGCGCGCCGTCCGCGTCTGGACGCCACACCGGCAGGTCGCCTTCGGTCGTCGGGACGCCCGTCTCGAGGAATACGATCGCGCCCGCGAAGCCGCCCGCGAGCGAGGGTTTCCGCCCCTCGAGCGAGACGTGGGCGGGCGAGCGGTCGCCTACGACGGGGAGACGACGCTGGCGTTCGCTCGCGTCGAACCGATCCCGGATATCCGAGCCGGAACGACCGAGCGCTACGAGCGCGTGACAGTCGATCTCGAGCGCTCGCTCGAAGCGCTGGGCCTCGAGCCGACTCGAGGCGAACCCGACGACTCGTTCTGTCCGGGGACGCACTCGCTGTCGGTAGTGGACGCGAGCGCTGACGGACGGCGACGGCGGAAAGTCGTCGGCATCGCCCAGCGCGTCCGACAGGGCGCTGCCCTCGTCGCCGGCGTCGTCCTCGTCGCGAACCGAGAGGAACTCGCGGGCGTGCTCGCGCCGGTCTACGACGCGCTCGGGGTGCCCCTCGAGCCGGCGTCGATAGGGACCGTCTCCGACGCGGGCGGCCCCGCCGATCCGGCGAGGGTTCGGACCGCGATCGAGGACGCGCTGGTCGGCGACGCGACGGATCTTTCGCTCGAGGGCCTCGGTGACGGAGACGAGAGGAATCACTGA